A region from the Nostoc sp. HK-01 genome encodes:
- a CDS encoding CheR methyltransferase, SAM binding domain protein, translating to MKQTMDITTSDFDYLRQLVYQHSAVVLDGDKTYLAELYLQPIAEAAGFTTITDLIAYLRHQPLNDLHIQTIEALVTNETSFFRDTYPFEALKQLVLPELIKKRRIERSLNIWCAACSHGQEPYSVAMLIREHFPLLANWSLTIIASDFSGKVLARAKEGRYNQLEIKRGLPKNLRERYFKLLDNEWQIHDEIRQSIDFRQINLVDSWSILPNIDVIFLRNVLIYFDIATKKDLLTKVRQQLNPDGYLFLGSGETTINLHESFERVQFDKSIFYRLRPVSANNAIAPRK from the coding sequence ATGAAACAGACAATGGATATTACTACTTCGGATTTTGACTATTTGCGGCAATTAGTTTATCAGCATTCAGCAGTGGTATTAGATGGTGATAAGACTTATTTAGCGGAGTTATATTTGCAGCCCATTGCAGAAGCCGCAGGATTCACCACAATTACGGATTTAATTGCTTACCTGCGACATCAACCGTTGAATGATTTGCATATTCAGACAATTGAAGCCTTAGTAACTAACGAAACTTCATTTTTTCGGGATACATATCCTTTTGAAGCATTGAAACAATTGGTTCTGCCAGAGTTAATTAAAAAACGGCGCATTGAGCGATCGCTTAATATCTGGTGTGCAGCCTGTTCTCATGGGCAAGAACCTTATAGTGTTGCTATGCTAATTCGTGAGCATTTTCCTTTATTAGCCAATTGGTCTTTAACAATTATTGCTAGTGACTTTTCTGGTAAAGTCTTAGCCCGTGCCAAGGAAGGGCGTTATAACCAATTAGAAATTAAGCGTGGTCTACCTAAAAATTTGCGCGAAAGGTATTTTAAATTATTAGATAATGAATGGCAAATTCATGATGAAATTCGCCAAAGTATCGACTTTCGCCAAATAAATCTTGTTGATTCTTGGTCAATTTTACCTAACATTGATGTTATCTTTCTCCGTAATGTTTTAATTTATTTTGATATAGCTACTAAGAAAGATTTACTCACCAAAGTGAGACAGCAATTAAACCCAGATGGTTATTTGTTTCTGGGTAGTGGGGAAACTACAATCAATCTCCATGAATCATTTGAGCGAGTGCAATTTGACAAGAGTATTTTCTATCGATTGCGTCCAGTCTCTGCAAATAATGCGATCGCACCGAGAAAGTGA
- a CDS encoding protein-glutamate methylesterase CheB: MPKIRVLVVDDAVLVRSRVSKILSSDPQIEVVGVAANGRIALAKIPQVNPDVVLLDVEMPEMNGLETLAALRPIYPHLPVIMFSTSTHAGATATIEALSLGASDYATKPSNLGSVEAANQHIRQELIPKIKLFGAGIPAVSPLNAMIANAVVLPIPKKTAPADVVAIGVSTGGPNALATLLSEIPADFSVPILIVQHMPPMFTKLLAERLSSKCQIPVEEAVAGVPLKAGKAWLAPGDFHLIVQREGNQVCLAVHQAPPENSCRPSVDVLLRSVAQVYGAGAIAVILTGMGQDGLHGCQCIREVGGQVLAQDEASSVVWGMPGFVVNAGLADRIVPLEQMAGEIMQRIHPVQRSGL; the protein is encoded by the coding sequence ATGCCAAAAATTCGGGTATTAGTTGTGGATGATGCGGTGTTGGTTCGCAGTCGCGTCAGTAAGATTTTATCCAGCGATCCGCAAATAGAGGTAGTCGGGGTTGCCGCCAATGGTCGCATTGCCTTGGCCAAGATTCCGCAAGTCAATCCTGATGTTGTCCTATTAGATGTAGAAATGCCGGAAATGAACGGTTTGGAAACTTTGGCCGCCCTCAGACCAATTTATCCACACCTGCCGGTGATTATGTTCAGTACATCTACCCATGCTGGCGCAACGGCTACCATCGAAGCTCTCTCTTTAGGTGCTTCAGATTACGCCACAAAACCGAGTAATCTGGGTAGTGTGGAGGCTGCTAACCAACATATCCGCCAAGAATTAATTCCCAAAATTAAACTATTTGGTGCAGGAATCCCGGCGGTTTCGCCCTTAAATGCGATGATCGCCAATGCTGTTGTTCTTCCTATCCCGAAAAAAACAGCACCAGCGGATGTGGTCGCCATTGGGGTTTCTACTGGGGGGCCGAACGCTCTCGCTACACTGCTGAGTGAAATCCCCGCAGATTTTTCCGTTCCTATTCTGATTGTGCAACACATGCCACCGATGTTTACAAAGCTACTAGCTGAAAGATTATCTTCCAAGTGTCAAATTCCTGTAGAGGAAGCAGTTGCAGGAGTTCCCTTAAAAGCGGGAAAAGCGTGGTTGGCACCAGGGGATTTTCATCTGATTGTGCAGCGTGAAGGAAATCAGGTGTGCCTAGCTGTTCATCAAGCACCCCCAGAAAATTCTTGTCGTCCTTCCGTGGATGTACTGTTGCGTTCAGTAGCTCAAGTTTATGGTGCAGGAGCGATCGCGGTGATTCTTACAGGTATGGGTCAAGATGGATTGCATGGCTGTCAATGTATCCGAGAAGTTGGCGGACAAGTATTAGCACAAGACGAAGCTAGTAGTGTAGTCTGGGGAATGCCTGGTTTTGTTGTCAATGCCGGACTAGCAGATCGGATTGTTCCCCTTGAGCAAATGGCAGGTGAAATTATGCAGCGCATTCATCCGGTTCAAAGGTCGGGTCTGTAA
- a CDS encoding methyl-accepting chemotaxis protein signaling domain, with amino-acid sequence MATNRSGKTANSKSLTENGAEPIQTNQNTTDIQLQPLLTALKAAKNGDFTVRLAVEDNGLSEIATVFNEWVSLNQKVNNEVARIASEIGTEGNLGSQAVVKGAKGSWQELLNNVNQMSANISEQIKSIREVTLVVAQGNLSQHIEADNAGEFKQLTDNANQMISRLRSSIRQMADVATAVASSAEELTAVSKEMTENAKQTSEQANSASASAEQVNQNSITVVTAVEEMNASIREIAKTVAQGSKVANQAVKTADRTNETIDKLGQSSSEIGKVIKVITSIAQQTNLLALNATIEAARAGDAGRGFAVVANEVKELAKQTANATEDISQRIEAIQTDTQGAMAAISQITDIINQINDLQSTIASAVEEQTATTNEIARNIAEAAQGTTDIAKSIGIVALNAQTTTIGASNTSAAATELARMAVDLQKVVTQFKY; translated from the coding sequence ATGGCTACGAATCGTTCTGGGAAAACAGCTAACTCTAAATCTCTCACAGAAAATGGTGCTGAACCAATACAAACCAATCAAAATACAACAGACATCCAACTACAACCTTTATTAACAGCATTAAAAGCCGCCAAAAATGGTGATTTCACCGTCCGTTTAGCAGTTGAAGACAATGGTTTAAGTGAAATTGCTACAGTTTTTAATGAATGGGTGAGTTTGAACCAAAAGGTCAACAACGAAGTGGCTCGTATCGCTTCGGAGATTGGTACAGAGGGAAATTTAGGTTCTCAAGCCGTCGTCAAAGGTGCTAAAGGTTCTTGGCAAGAATTACTCAACAACGTCAATCAAATGTCTGCAAATATCTCAGAGCAGATTAAAAGTATTCGAGAAGTTACCCTAGTTGTGGCTCAAGGAAATTTGTCTCAGCACATCGAAGCCGACAACGCCGGAGAATTTAAGCAGCTGACCGATAATGCCAATCAAATGATTAGCCGTCTGAGGTCTTCTATCAGACAAATGGCCGATGTCGCCACAGCAGTTGCATCATCCGCTGAAGAACTCACCGCCGTCAGTAAAGAAATGACAGAAAATGCCAAACAAACTTCCGAACAAGCAAATTCCGCCTCAGCTTCAGCAGAACAAGTCAATCAAAATAGCATCACAGTTGTCACAGCTGTCGAAGAAATGAACGCCAGCATTCGAGAAATTGCCAAAACTGTCGCACAAGGGTCAAAAGTCGCAAATCAAGCTGTCAAAACTGCCGATCGCACCAATGAGACAATAGATAAACTCGGTCAAAGTAGCTCGGAAATTGGCAAAGTCATTAAAGTTATTACATCCATAGCCCAACAAACAAACTTACTCGCACTCAACGCCACCATTGAAGCCGCTAGAGCCGGTGACGCAGGGAGAGGATTTGCCGTCGTCGCCAATGAAGTCAAAGAATTAGCCAAGCAAACAGCCAACGCCACTGAAGATATTAGTCAACGCATTGAAGCGATTCAAACTGATACTCAAGGTGCAATGGCAGCCATCAGTCAAATTACTGACATCATCAACCAAATTAACGACCTGCAAAGCACTATTGCCAGTGCTGTCGAAGAACAAACCGCAACCACGAATGAAATTGCCCGAAATATAGCCGAGGCTGCTCAAGGTACCACAGATATTGCCAAAAGTATTGGCATTGTCGCCCTAAATGCTCAAACTACCACCATTGGAGCCAGTAACACTTCAGCCGCCGCCACCGAATTAGCCCGGATGGCTGTAGATTTGCAAAAAGTTGTCACGCAGTTTAAGTATTGA
- a CDS encoding CheW protein codes for MAEQQLCTFWLNKIYFGIDVRHVQEVIRPQALTRVPLTPPDICGLINLRGQIITVIDLQQRLDMGESARRNTQLETPQGFNIVVCSHHHEVVSLLVDDVGEVLEFPENTFQPPPATLKGRMRQILAGAYPIAEGFLLVVDTEKILNFKVI; via the coding sequence GTGGCTGAACAACAACTCTGCACTTTTTGGTTAAATAAAATATACTTTGGCATTGATGTGCGGCACGTTCAAGAAGTGATTCGTCCCCAAGCTCTAACTCGTGTACCTTTAACACCGCCAGATATTTGTGGATTAATTAACTTGCGCGGCCAAATTATTACTGTCATCGACTTGCAGCAGCGATTAGATATGGGTGAGTCAGCTAGGCGGAATACTCAGCTAGAAACACCGCAGGGGTTTAATATCGTTGTATGTTCTCATCATCATGAAGTAGTTAGTTTACTTGTTGATGATGTTGGAGAGGTTTTGGAATTTCCCGAAAACACCTTTCAACCTCCACCCGCAACCCTAAAAGGTAGAATGCGTCAGATACTGGCGGGAGCTTACCCAATTGCAGAAGGGTTTTTGTTAGTTGTTGACACTGAAAAAATTCTCAACTTTAAAGTCATTTAG
- a CDS encoding CheW-like domain protein — protein MELTEIDNDDIEAFLLESNESLSEIERDIIELEKASVNREALDRIYRSLHTLKGNCGFLPFPKLESLAHAGESLISCLRDVSKQSLVNGDRNFTVTPPIISTLLQTVDTIRQLLSQIKTTKYEGDVDYSTLIRDLAKLEQTQQIVSVLPSSSALQPSELTETTITSSESAYIRVNVSLLDQMMNLVGELVLTRNQVMGFSQKHQDSSFKATCQHLNLITVQLQEAVMKTRLQPISTIWQKFPRVIRDLAIAHGKQVAVEMQGAETEVDKSIIEAIKDPLTHLVRNCIDHGIELPTERSAVGKLTTGKIFLQAFYENSKVNIEIGDDGRGLIPAQLKMRAQQLGLVSSVQAETMSDAEAINLIFLPGFSTSQQVTNLSGRGMGMDIVKSNIDKINGSIEIDSQPGTGTIFKLKIPLTLTIIPALIVNSNGDRYAIPQASLQELVRLEPEQAHTQIEIFYDVPVYPLRGNLIPLVYLSQVLHPSNSLPTPHSQLILVVIQADNYQFGLVVDAVEDIEDIVVKPLGQQLKALSLFTGATIMGDGRVALILDAVNLAKQAGIHEKQQLLASISSANIPTEVAERQLILLFQGTQGALMGIPVAIAFRLEEIQRTAIKKVGNQDVVQSSGRILPLIDLKNIFPGDTQPSQQTETLQLVIVSPNTELSVGLVVERILDIVEEPLTIQGIPSRPGVLFCAVIQGQITEILDVEAVIEIANPYLLQVSDRG, from the coding sequence ATGGAGTTAACAGAAATTGACAACGATGATATAGAAGCATTTCTCTTGGAAAGCAATGAGAGTTTGTCGGAAATTGAAAGAGACATCATTGAGCTTGAGAAAGCATCTGTCAATCGAGAAGCGTTAGATCGGATTTATCGCTCGCTCCATACACTTAAAGGCAACTGTGGATTTTTGCCATTTCCTAAGTTAGAGTCACTAGCTCATGCAGGAGAAAGTTTAATTTCATGTTTGCGTGATGTTTCTAAGCAATCATTGGTTAATGGCGATCGCAACTTTACCGTCACACCACCAATTATCAGCACCTTACTACAAACAGTAGATACTATCCGTCAGTTGCTATCTCAGATTAAAACAACCAAGTATGAGGGTGATGTTGATTATTCCACACTTATTCGTGATTTAGCAAAATTAGAACAAACTCAACAGATAGTTAGTGTATTGCCATCATCCTCAGCGCTCCAGCCTAGTGAACTAACAGAAACCACAATCACAAGCTCAGAATCAGCTTATATCCGTGTGAATGTCAGTTTGCTAGATCAGATGATGAATCTAGTGGGTGAACTGGTTTTAACCCGGAATCAAGTGATGGGATTTTCTCAGAAACATCAAGATAGTAGCTTTAAGGCGACTTGTCAGCACCTCAACTTGATTACAGTCCAGTTGCAAGAAGCAGTCATGAAAACTCGACTGCAACCCATCAGTACTATTTGGCAGAAATTCCCAAGAGTAATTCGAGATTTAGCGATCGCACATGGTAAACAAGTTGCAGTAGAAATGCAAGGTGCAGAGACAGAAGTCGATAAAAGTATTATTGAAGCGATTAAAGACCCCTTAACTCATTTAGTCCGCAACTGTATTGATCATGGCATTGAATTGCCAACCGAGCGTAGTGCTGTTGGTAAGCTAACCACAGGCAAGATATTTTTGCAAGCCTTTTATGAAAACAGCAAAGTCAACATTGAAATAGGTGACGATGGACGGGGTTTAATTCCAGCACAACTCAAAATGCGGGCGCAGCAACTAGGTTTAGTGAGTTCTGTACAAGCAGAGACAATGAGTGATGCAGAAGCCATAAATTTAATTTTTTTACCAGGATTTTCCACCTCCCAACAAGTGACGAACCTCTCTGGGCGGGGTATGGGGATGGATATTGTCAAAAGTAATATTGATAAAATTAACGGCAGTATTGAAATTGATAGTCAACCGGGAACAGGAACCATCTTTAAACTGAAAATTCCCCTGACATTAACAATTATCCCCGCATTAATTGTCAACAGTAATGGCGATCGCTATGCTATCCCCCAAGCCAGCTTGCAAGAATTAGTCCGCTTAGAACCAGAGCAAGCACATACACAAATAGAAATCTTTTACGATGTACCCGTATATCCCCTGCGAGGAAATCTTATCCCCTTGGTTTACCTCAGCCAAGTCTTACACCCGTCAAACTCACTCCCCACTCCTCACTCCCAACTCATCCTAGTAGTTATCCAAGCCGACAACTACCAATTTGGGCTGGTTGTAGACGCAGTTGAAGACATTGAAGATATCGTTGTCAAACCTTTAGGACAACAATTAAAAGCCCTGTCTCTGTTTACGGGAGCTACAATTATGGGCGATGGCAGAGTAGCATTAATTCTCGATGCGGTAAATTTGGCAAAACAAGCGGGGATACACGAAAAACAACAACTATTGGCGAGTATTTCCAGTGCAAACATCCCAACAGAAGTAGCAGAACGTCAGTTAATTTTACTGTTTCAAGGAACTCAAGGTGCATTGATGGGAATTCCCGTAGCGATCGCTTTTCGGTTAGAAGAAATTCAGCGGACTGCGATCAAAAAAGTAGGTAATCAAGATGTTGTGCAGTCTTCTGGCAGAATTTTGCCTTTAATTGACTTAAAAAACATCTTTCCTGGCGATACACAGCCTAGTCAGCAAACCGAGACACTACAATTAGTAATTGTTTCTCCCAATACCGAACTAAGTGTGGGCTTAGTAGTTGAGCGCATTCTTGATATTGTAGAAGAACCACTGACAATTCAAGGTATCCCTAGTAGACCTGGGGTTTTGTTTTGTGCGGTAATTCAAGGGCAAATCACAGAAATATTAGATGTTGAGGCTGTGATTGAGATTGCTAACCCCTATTTGTTGCAAGTGAGCGATCGTGGCTGA
- a CDS encoding putative transposase: MQCPRCHSTQIFKNGRRQNRQCYKCKQCGRQFLETYHSWSYSNDIKQLCLKMYCKGMSLREIERVTDIHHTTVLNWLRQAQSTTDHIAKT; this comes from the coding sequence ATGCAATGTCCTCGTTGCCATTCAACTCAAATTTTTAAGAATGGTCGTCGCCAAAACAGACAATGCTACAAATGTAAACAATGTGGCCGTCAGTTTCTCGAAACTTACCATTCTTGGAGTTATTCAAATGATATCAAGCAACTTTGCTTAAAAATGTATTGCAAAGGTATGAGCCTACGGGAAATTGAACGCGTTACCGACATTCACCACACCACCGTCTTAAACTGGCTACGGCAAGCCCAGTCAACAACAGATCATATTGCCAAAACCTAA
- a CDS encoding CheC, inhibitor of MCP methylation, which translates to MNVTVDQLDALQELINIGVGRAASLLNEMVDSHIRLEIPFVKVLTATQAYQELANRFHDASLSSVKLNFTGSFYGTAGLIFPTESASTLVAVLTGEEAGSADLDAVKIGTLSEIGNIVINGVMGSISNVLKQHMNYTIPVYLEDKIDNLLLSNNANDTTKILLAQARFAIEQLELIGDIILIFEVGTFDALIKAINKEIAV; encoded by the coding sequence ATGAATGTGACAGTAGATCAACTAGATGCTTTACAAGAATTAATTAATATTGGAGTTGGTCGAGCCGCCAGTCTACTCAATGAAATGGTAGATTCTCACATTCGTTTAGAAATTCCCTTTGTCAAAGTCTTGACTGCTACACAAGCTTATCAAGAATTAGCAAACAGATTTCATGATGCTAGTTTATCATCTGTCAAGTTGAATTTTACAGGCTCTTTTTATGGGACTGCGGGATTAATTTTCCCGACAGAAAGTGCATCAACATTAGTGGCAGTTCTGACTGGAGAAGAGGCAGGCTCGGCTGATTTAGATGCAGTTAAAATTGGCACTCTGAGCGAAATAGGCAATATTGTAATTAATGGAGTAATGGGTTCAATTAGTAATGTATTAAAGCAACACATGAATTATACAATACCTGTTTATTTAGAAGATAAAATTGACAATTTATTATTATCTAATAATGCCAATGACACAACTAAAATATTACTGGCACAAGCACGGTTTGCCATTGAACAATTAGAACTGATTGGGGATATTATTTTAATTTTTGAGGTAGGGACATTTGATGCTTTAATTAAAGCGATTAACAAAGAAATTGCCGTATAA
- a CDS encoding multi-sensor hybrid histidine kinase, producing MSKIEQAQEKFSLLDQIPLGAFVLHSDHTVLFWNCCLEEWTKIPRHNILGSSIDEYFPHLHQPRYAIRLKQIFEGGPPTIFSSQLHKYVIPVALPQDKYRIQHTTVTAVPSLDGDGFYALFSIQDVTDLTFRVQQYKNLRDQALAVAEERQKAKEAAETANRIKDEFLAIVSHELRSPLHPILGWAKLLRKRNLNEAASDRALETIERNAELQVQLIDDLLDISRILRGKLSLNLENVNLISTIESALETVQLAAEAKSIQIQLHLDATIGQVKGDSGRLQQVVWNLLSNAVKFTPDGGQVTVDLKQIDSQVQIQIQDTGKGISPEFLPYVFEYFRQADSSITRRSGGLGLGLAIVRQLVELHGGRVWAESPGEEQGATFTVCLPAQPQNRELATEETKIPGNSYPLAMLSLPLEGIKVLVVDDDADTREFLAFFLEQQGAIVTAAHSAHAALESIAQSLPDLLLSDLGMPDVDGYALIRKLRSLPNHQGGQIPAIALTAYAAETTQQLVFAAGFQLHIAKPADPVKLIAAIAGLIQK from the coding sequence ATGAGCAAAATTGAGCAAGCCCAGGAAAAATTTAGCTTGTTAGACCAAATTCCTTTGGGAGCTTTTGTTCTACATTCAGACCACACCGTTTTATTTTGGAACTGCTGTTTGGAAGAATGGACAAAAATCCCCAGACATAATATTTTAGGTAGCTCGATTGATGAGTATTTTCCCCATCTACATCAACCCCGCTATGCTATCCGCTTAAAGCAAATTTTTGAAGGCGGCCCGCCAACCATCTTTTCTTCACAGTTGCATAAATATGTTATTCCTGTAGCGCTACCACAAGATAAATACCGCATTCAACACACAACAGTTACTGCTGTACCGTCATTAGATGGAGATGGATTCTATGCACTGTTTTCTATTCAAGATGTGACAGATTTAACCTTTCGCGTGCAACAATACAAGAACTTACGAGATCAAGCCTTAGCTGTAGCTGAAGAACGCCAAAAAGCTAAAGAAGCCGCCGAAACCGCAAACCGCATCAAAGATGAATTTCTCGCGATAGTTTCTCATGAACTGCGATCGCCCCTGCATCCGATTTTAGGCTGGGCAAAGTTATTACGGAAACGCAACTTAAACGAAGCCGCCAGCGATCGCGCCTTAGAGACAATTGAACGGAATGCAGAGTTGCAGGTACAATTGATTGATGATTTATTAGATATCTCTCGGATTCTGCGCGGTAAGTTATCACTGAATCTAGAAAATGTTAATCTCATTTCTACAATTGAATCTGCCTTAGAAACAGTGCAATTAGCCGCAGAAGCCAAATCAATTCAAATTCAACTGCATCTTGATGCCACAATTGGGCAGGTAAAAGGTGATAGCGGTCGCTTACAACAAGTTGTGTGGAATTTGCTATCTAACGCCGTCAAATTTACTCCAGATGGTGGACAGGTGACTGTTGACTTAAAACAGATTGACTCGCAAGTCCAAATCCAAATCCAGGATACAGGTAAGGGTATTAGTCCAGAGTTTTTGCCTTACGTTTTTGAGTATTTCCGTCAAGCAGATAGTAGCATCACCAGGAGATCAGGCGGATTAGGGCTGGGTTTAGCCATTGTTCGCCAGCTAGTAGAGTTACATGGTGGTAGAGTTTGGGCAGAAAGTCCTGGAGAAGAGCAAGGCGCAACATTTACAGTTTGCTTACCAGCCCAGCCACAAAATCGAGAGTTAGCCACAGAAGAAACTAAAATACCTGGAAATTCCTATCCATTAGCCATGCTTTCTCTACCTTTAGAAGGCATCAAGGTATTAGTGGTAGATGATGATGCGGATACACGAGAGTTTCTGGCATTTTTCTTAGAACAGCAAGGAGCAATTGTCACCGCAGCACATTCCGCCCATGCAGCCCTTGAATCAATAGCACAGTCCCTGCCAGATTTACTGTTAAGTGATTTGGGTATGCCCGATGTTGATGGCTATGCTTTAATTCGCAAACTGCGATCGCTACCTAATCATCAAGGTGGGCAAATTCCCGCCATCGCCCTGACTGCTTACGCCGCTGAGACAACACAACAGCTAGTTTTCGCCGCCGGATTTCAACTGCATATTGCCAAACCTGCTGATCCGGTAAAATTAATTGCTGCCATTGCTGGACTTATTCAAAAATAA
- a CDS encoding aminoglycoside phosphotransferase, with amino-acid sequence MATVISQQSAENLVVTAEQFVIQGNVKSVATFGSGNINDTFLVTLDAATAQHFVLQRINTQVFRQPQLIMRNMRILSDHVYQRLQNTPLNRRWELPRVLSTKDAQDYCIDANGSFWRAISFIPDSQSFDTMPNIGYSTEIGYALGMFHNLISDLSPEKFADTLAGFHITPLYLHDYQEVLANTTPQSSPEVNYCLQFVSDRTTSAHILENAKAQGQLPLRLMHGDPKINNVLFDTATQKAVSMIDLDTVKPGLVHYDIGDCLRSGCNPAGEETEQWDSVYFDTDLCQGILQGYLTVAKAFLTENDYAYMYDGIRLIAFELGLRFFTDYLAGNVYFKVKYPEHNLARAIVQFKLTESIEAQASQIRKIIQDMQ; translated from the coding sequence ATGGCAACAGTTATTAGTCAGCAGAGTGCGGAGAATTTAGTTGTCACTGCCGAGCAATTTGTCATTCAGGGTAACGTTAAGAGTGTGGCAACATTTGGCAGCGGTAATATCAATGACACTTTTTTGGTGACTCTAGATGCTGCAACAGCACAGCATTTTGTCTTACAACGCATCAATACCCAAGTATTTCGCCAACCGCAACTGATTATGCGGAATATGCGAATTTTGAGCGATCATGTTTATCAGCGTTTGCAAAATACACCCCTCAACCGTCGCTGGGAATTACCACGGGTGTTGTCAACTAAGGATGCTCAAGATTATTGCATTGATGCTAATGGCTCTTTTTGGCGAGCAATTAGCTTTATTCCCGACTCACAGTCGTTTGATACGATGCCAAATATCGGATACTCCACAGAAATTGGCTATGCGTTGGGGATGTTTCACAATTTGATCAGCGATTTATCACCAGAAAAATTTGCCGATACTCTGGCAGGTTTCCATATTACGCCGCTTTACCTGCATGATTATCAAGAAGTTTTAGCAAACACCACGCCGCAATCATCGCCTGAAGTTAATTATTGCTTGCAGTTCGTCAGCGATCGCACCACTTCTGCACATATCCTCGAAAATGCCAAAGCTCAAGGCCAATTACCATTACGCTTAATGCACGGCGATCCTAAAATTAACAATGTGCTGTTTGATACGGCAACTCAAAAGGCTGTTAGCATGATTGACTTGGATACTGTGAAGCCAGGTTTGGTACATTACGACATTGGTGACTGTTTACGTTCTGGTTGCAATCCGGCTGGGGAAGAAACTGAGCAGTGGGATAGTGTTTATTTTGATACGGATTTATGTCAGGGAATTTTACAAGGTTATTTGACAGTAGCAAAAGCATTTCTCACGGAGAATGATTATGCCTATATGTACGATGGCATTCGTTTGATTGCTTTTGAATTAGGATTGCGATTTTTTACCGATTACTTAGCTGGGAATGTTTACTTTAAAGTCAAGTACCCAGAACATAATTTAGCACGGGCGATCGTTCAGTTTAAACTCACCGAAAGTATCGAAGCCCAAGCAAGCCAGATTCGCAAAATTATTCAGGATATGCAATGA